In one window of Thermodesulfobacteriota bacterium DNA:
- a CDS encoding citrate synthase has protein sequence MDERLTMDVVPGLEGIPAAESAISFIDGEKGILEYRGIPVEALAEKSNFVEVAYFLLFGHLPKRAELEKFRADITFHTRLKLKILRMMEYLPENGHPMHYLQAVTSAMGMYYPARDTLDPETRYWSCVRLIAKLPTIVAAVHRLKHGDAPIQPRNDLSLAASFYYMLLEKEPSPVIEKILDSMLVLHADHTMNASTFSARVVGSTLADPYTVVSSAIGTLSGPLHGGANEAVVRMLDEIGPSGNARAYIEGKLRRKEKVMGVGHRIYKTTDPRGEVLKGYIARLAELDEIDKNTIEASREIEAVVMEELAPKGLYPNIDFYSGILFRSMGIPTELFTPIFAMGRVVGWLAHWMEQLNYNRIYRPEQKYTGLRSRPYIPMEERE, from the coding sequence ATGGACGAGAGACTTACAATGGACGTGGTCCCCGGGCTCGAAGGCATCCCAGCCGCCGAGTCGGCGATAAGCTTCATAGACGGGGAAAAGGGCATACTCGAGTACCGGGGCATACCGGTCGAGGCGCTTGCCGAGAAAAGCAACTTCGTCGAAGTCGCCTACTTCCTCCTCTTCGGCCACCTGCCGAAAAGGGCTGAGCTGGAGAAGTTCAGGGCCGACATCACCTTCCACACCCGCTTGAAGCTCAAGATACTCAGGATGATGGAGTACCTCCCGGAGAACGGCCACCCCATGCACTACCTGCAGGCCGTCACGTCCGCGATGGGCATGTACTATCCCGCAAGGGACACCCTGGACCCGGAGACCCGCTACTGGTCGTGCGTAAGGCTCATAGCCAAGCTCCCCACGATAGTCGCGGCCGTCCATAGGCTGAAGCACGGGGACGCTCCCATACAGCCGAGGAACGACCTCTCGCTCGCCGCGAGCTTCTATTACATGCTCCTCGAAAAGGAGCCCTCGCCGGTTATCGAAAAGATACTCGACTCCATGCTCGTACTCCACGCGGACCACACGATGAACGCGTCGACCTTCAGCGCCAGGGTCGTCGGCTCGACGCTCGCGGACCCATATACGGTCGTATCCTCCGCCATAGGCACGCTCTCGGGCCCGCTCCACGGCGGGGCCAACGAGGCGGTCGTCCGGATGCTCGACGAGATAGGGCCGAGCGGGAACGCGAGGGCGTACATAGAAGGCAAGCTCAGGCGGAAGGAAAAGGTCATGGGGGTCGGGCACAGGATATACAAGACGACCGACCCGAGGGGCGAGGTCCTCAAGGGCTATATAGCCCGGCTCGCGGAGCTCGACGAGATAGACAAAAACACGATTGAGGCCTCACGCGAGATAGAGGCTGTGGTCATGGAGGAGCTTGCGCCGAAAGGCCTATATCCGAACATAGACTTCTACTCCGGCATCCTCTTCCGGAGCATGGGCATACCCACGGAGCTCTTTACACCCATATTCGCAATGGGCAGGGTCGTCGGATGGCTCGCCCACTGGATGGAGCAGCTCAACTACAACCGCATATACCGGCCCGAGCAGAAGTACACGGGCCTCCGCTCCCGTCCCTACATCCCGATGGAAGAGAGAGAATGA
- a CDS encoding ChaN family lipoprotein: protein MMEKTVSAVPGWLKAACFLAVVLVFAAGCREPRIIRVADQQAVKPADLVKEASEADFIFIGEAHSMRLHHEAQLQVIKALRGQGADISIGMEMFKTESQDALDKWVRGEMSEEDFRAVYKSNWNIPWHLYKDIFLYSREEGIPLVALNIQKKIVNQVLKEGFESLTPEDLEKLPPGIECKVDETYENFMREALDSHGKHGVDFKNFCEAQLVWDNAMAHNAIEFMDRNPGMKMVVMAGGGHSWKRGIPAQVGRLSAYSSVVLLPDSKTLAVDHVGPEDADYIITGRF, encoded by the coding sequence ATGATGGAAAAGACCGTGAGCGCCGTCCCGGGGTGGCTCAAGGCGGCCTGTTTCCTTGCCGTGGTCCTGGTCTTCGCGGCAGGGTGCCGCGAGCCGAGGATAATCAGGGTCGCCGACCAGCAGGCCGTAAAGCCGGCGGACCTCGTGAAAGAGGCCTCGGAAGCGGACTTCATCTTCATCGGCGAGGCGCACAGCATGCGGCTCCACCATGAGGCGCAGCTCCAGGTCATAAAGGCCCTCAGGGGCCAGGGCGCCGACATCTCCATAGGCATGGAGATGTTCAAGACCGAGAGCCAGGACGCGCTCGACAAATGGGTGCGGGGCGAGATGTCCGAAGAGGATTTCAGGGCCGTCTACAAGAGCAACTGGAACATCCCGTGGCACCTCTATAAGGACATCTTCCTATACTCAAGGGAAGAGGGCATCCCGCTCGTCGCACTCAACATCCAGAAGAAGATAGTGAACCAGGTGCTAAAGGAGGGCTTCGAGTCGCTTACGCCTGAGGACCTCGAGAAGCTCCCGCCCGGAATCGAATGCAAGGTGGACGAGACCTACGAGAACTTCATGCGCGAGGCCCTCGACTCTCACGGCAAGCACGGGGTGGATTTCAAGAACTTCTGCGAGGCCCAGCTTGTCTGGGACAACGCGATGGCCCACAACGCCATAGAGTTCATGGACAGGAACCCCGGGATGAAGATGGTGGTGATGGCAGGGGGAGGGCATTCGTGGAAGAGGGGCATACCGGCCCAGGTAGGCAGGCTTTCCGCGTATTCGAGCGTCGTCCTGCTGCCCGACTCGAAGACCCTGGCAGTGGACCACGTGGGTCCCGAGGACGCCGACTATATCATAACCGGGCGGTTCTGA
- a CDS encoding acetate/propionate family kinase, translated as MGNVLTINSGSSSIKFSVYAPGNSRLLFGRLERIGLPEGAFLAFDGNGAALLEERMRFQDHVPALKALFDWLKKRPEGEGIRAVGHRVVHGGRITSPRVIDPELMDTLRALVPFAAEHLPHEIKAIDAVGKYLPGLPQAACFDTSFHTSMPPASRTLSIPREIRAEGVERYGFHGLSYEYIMEELKRIDPEGASGRVVIAHLGNGASMSAVKGGMCIDTTMGFTPLGGLVMSTRTGDLDPGVIVYMLKKKGLGADELNEVLNRKSGLLGISGISPDMSDLLEKEGSSNEAALAVEVFCRQAKKFLGAFAAVLGGIGTLVFTAGMGENSPVIRERILEGLGFLGIEIDPEENRINGPVISRGPVMVRVMKTNEELMIARHARRVVGLG; from the coding sequence GTGGGCAATGTCCTCACAATCAACAGCGGCTCATCGAGCATCAAATTCTCTGTGTACGCGCCCGGGAACTCTCGCCTCCTCTTCGGAAGGCTCGAGAGGATCGGCCTGCCTGAGGGGGCGTTCCTGGCCTTTGACGGCAACGGGGCCGCGCTTCTTGAAGAGAGGATGAGATTCCAGGACCATGTCCCCGCATTAAAGGCCCTCTTCGACTGGCTTAAAAAAAGGCCCGAAGGTGAGGGCATAAGGGCGGTCGGGCACAGGGTCGTGCACGGCGGCAGGATTACCTCGCCCCGGGTGATCGACCCGGAGCTCATGGACACCCTGAGGGCGCTCGTGCCATTTGCGGCAGAGCACCTCCCTCATGAGATAAAGGCCATTGATGCAGTTGGGAAATACCTTCCCGGACTCCCCCAGGCAGCCTGCTTCGATACCTCCTTCCACACATCCATGCCTCCAGCCTCCCGGACCCTCTCCATACCTCGCGAGATAAGGGCTGAAGGCGTCGAGCGGTACGGCTTTCACGGGCTTTCATACGAATACATTATGGAGGAGCTCAAGAGGATCGACCCGGAGGGGGCTTCAGGCCGGGTCGTGATAGCGCACCTTGGTAACGGCGCCTCCATGAGCGCGGTAAAGGGCGGGATGTGCATAGACACTACCATGGGATTTACGCCGCTCGGAGGGCTCGTAATGAGCACGCGCACCGGCGACCTCGACCCGGGCGTCATCGTCTATATGCTGAAAAAGAAAGGCCTCGGGGCTGACGAGCTCAATGAGGTGCTGAACCGCAAATCCGGCCTCCTCGGCATCTCGGGGATCAGCCCGGACATGTCCGACCTCCTTGAAAAGGAGGGCTCCTCAAATGAGGCCGCCCTCGCCGTGGAGGTCTTCTGCAGGCAGGCCAAAAAATTCCTGGGCGCGTTCGCCGCCGTGCTGGGCGGCATAGGCACGCTCGTCTTTACGGCCGGAATGGGCGAGAACTCGCCGGTCATAAGGGAGCGCATACTTGAGGGGCTGGGCTTTCTGGGCATTGAAATCGACCCGGAGGAGAACAGGATTAACGGCCCGGTCATCTCAAGAGGGCCGGTAATGGTGCGGGTCATGAAGACTAACGAGGAGCTTATGATAGCCCGGCACGCCAGAAGGGTAGTGGGCCTGGGCTGA
- a CDS encoding response regulator, with amino-acid sequence MRVDLDKAAFRPGKARILVADDDRFYLQVYSDLISELGYECIHAQNGLEALEKARTHMPDILIIDVVMPGMDGFEVTRRLKEDPLTTHLPVVIMTSLSDRASRMKGLLGGADEFLSKPVDESEFKARLRNLLKVKRYEDYLVEHGRRLEYEVEDKSVQLEKAFAKIRTGYIETVYRLTLAAELRDKETGWHIRRISLYSQLLARYMRLPEETVEAIFFGSPMHDVGKIGIPDSILLKPGPLTDEEFKVMKTHSAIGADLLKDSDSELLATAREIALTHHERWNGEGYPRGLKGEEIPISGRIVNIVDIYDALRSVRPYKESFDHEVSCDIIFRHPERFDPRVLSAFRDCSEEFRRLYDENRDDLQNRPVMI; translated from the coding sequence ATGAGGGTGGATCTGGACAAGGCAGCGTTCCGGCCCGGCAAGGCCCGCATACTCGTGGCCGACGACGACCGCTTCTACCTGCAGGTATACTCGGACCTCATCTCAGAGCTCGGGTACGAGTGCATACACGCGCAGAACGGCCTCGAAGCGCTTGAGAAGGCGCGCACCCACATGCCGGACATCCTCATAATAGACGTAGTGATGCCGGGGATGGACGGGTTCGAGGTCACCCGCAGGCTCAAGGAAGACCCCCTCACCACCCACCTGCCGGTCGTCATAATGACGTCCCTTTCCGACAGGGCCTCGAGGATGAAGGGGCTTCTCGGCGGCGCGGACGAGTTCCTCTCGAAGCCCGTTGACGAATCGGAGTTCAAGGCCAGGCTCAGGAACCTTCTGAAGGTAAAGAGGTACGAGGACTACCTTGTCGAGCACGGCAGGAGGCTCGAATACGAGGTGGAGGACAAGTCGGTCCAGCTCGAAAAGGCCTTCGCCAAGATACGGACCGGCTACATAGAGACGGTATACAGGTTGACGCTCGCGGCCGAGCTCCGGGACAAGGAGACCGGCTGGCACATAAGGAGGATAAGCCTCTATTCGCAGCTCCTCGCCAGGTATATGCGCCTGCCGGAGGAGACGGTCGAGGCCATATTCTTCGGAAGCCCGATGCACGACGTGGGAAAGATCGGCATCCCGGACTCCATACTCCTCAAGCCCGGCCCGCTCACCGACGAGGAGTTCAAGGTGATGAAGACGCATTCGGCCATAGGGGCCGACCTCCTCAAGGACTCGGACTCGGAACTGCTGGCGACTGCGAGGGAGATAGCGCTTACGCACCACGAGAGGTGGAACGGCGAAGGATACCCGAGGGGATTGAAGGGCGAGGAGATACCGATTTCAGGGAGGATAGTAAATATAGTCGACATATACGACGCCTTGAGGAGCGTGCGCCCCTACAAGGAGTCCTTTGACCACGAGGTCTCCTGCGACATAATCTTCCGCCACCCCGAGCGCTTCGACCCGCGGGTCCTCTCGGCTTTCAGGGACTGCTCGGAGGAGTTCCGGAGGCTCTACGACGAGAACAGGGACGACCTTCAGAACCGCCCGGTTATGATATAG
- a CDS encoding peptidoglycan DD-metalloendopeptidase family protein, which yields MTEFSNRNEKKFHLRTALIVSLAGLSFLLSFLFIVSPEASLKWQAVPEQEAGAEDAPKGPELVRHDFKLAGNNTFYQIMSGLNVPGPEILEIAEKARPIFSMRQLRKDSVLTIYTLEEAVRRIEYKFSDYEYLLIEKTPEGGIFASKAELPNEIREVVVSGTIENSLYEDAMKAGADPQAVMALTDIFAWDIDFTSDIRKGDSFRILKEVLYVEGVPVRSGKIIGAEMVNGGKTYTAVYYEGNGGTGYYDGEGRSLRRSLLKTPLRYRRVSSHFTTKRYHPILKKYRPHHGIDYAAPVGTPVEAAGSGIVKFAGTNRGYGNYVEIRHNNGYSTLYAHLSKIRKGIRTGVKVSQGDMIGYVGCTGLCSGPHLHYEVRVNGRLINPLSIKPVPDKSIPKNEWQAFAAVRDEISAKLLTDGTAIAMSSENRQ from the coding sequence TTGACGGAATTCTCAAACAGGAATGAGAAGAAGTTCCACCTGAGGACCGCTCTTATAGTTTCGCTCGCAGGCCTCTCATTCCTCCTTTCATTCCTATTCATAGTAAGCCCGGAGGCATCGCTCAAATGGCAAGCCGTCCCCGAGCAGGAAGCCGGGGCCGAGGACGCCCCCAAAGGCCCTGAGCTTGTAAGGCATGACTTCAAGCTCGCCGGCAACAACACCTTCTACCAGATAATGTCCGGCCTGAACGTACCTGGCCCCGAAATACTCGAGATCGCCGAAAAGGCCCGTCCGATCTTCAGCATGAGGCAGCTCAGGAAAGACTCGGTCCTGACCATCTACACCCTCGAGGAAGCGGTCCGCAGGATCGAGTACAAGTTCAGCGACTACGAGTATCTCCTCATAGAGAAGACGCCCGAGGGCGGCATCTTCGCAAGCAAGGCCGAGCTCCCGAACGAGATACGGGAGGTAGTCGTATCAGGGACGATCGAGAACTCGCTCTACGAGGACGCGATGAAGGCCGGGGCCGACCCGCAGGCCGTGATGGCCCTCACGGACATATTCGCGTGGGACATAGACTTCACATCCGACATAAGGAAGGGCGATTCCTTCAGGATACTGAAGGAGGTCCTTTACGTCGAGGGAGTGCCGGTAAGGAGCGGGAAAATAATCGGCGCCGAGATGGTAAACGGCGGGAAGACGTACACGGCCGTATACTACGAGGGGAACGGCGGGACCGGCTACTATGACGGCGAAGGCAGGTCCTTGAGGAGGTCGCTCCTCAAAACGCCCCTCAGGTACAGAAGGGTATCGAGCCACTTTACCACCAAGCGGTACCACCCCATACTGAAGAAGTACAGGCCCCACCACGGGATCGACTACGCGGCGCCCGTAGGCACGCCAGTTGAGGCCGCCGGGAGCGGCATAGTCAAATTCGCCGGCACTAACAGGGGATATGGAAACTATGTGGAGATACGGCACAATAACGGCTACTCCACGCTCTATGCCCACCTCTCCAAGATAAGGAAAGGCATAAGGACCGGCGTCAAGGTGAGCCAGGGAGACATGATAGGCTATGTTGGATGCACCGGCCTCTGCTCCGGGCCGCACCTGCATTACGAGGTGCGCGTAAACGGCAGGCTCATTAACCCGCTTAGCATAAAACCTGTGCCGGATAAATCCATTCCCAAGAACGAATGGCAGGCCTTTGCCGCCGTAAGGGACGAGATAAGCGCGAAGCTCCTGACCGACGGAACTGCCATTGCCATGAGCTCGGAAAACCGGCAATAG